TTTGGTCCTAGGGCGTTATTAAAAAAAGGTAATACTTTCAATATTATTGGTGAAATGTATCGAAGTGCAGGAATACTTCATTTGATTGTAAAAAAAATAATCTAGTTATTGATATAGTGTGATGCCAAAACCTATTCCCAATAGATAATCATATGACGAAGGGACGCCATTTGAATGATCGTGATCACTGTCCACCAGAAACTCTTATAATTATGAAACCTAACATGAACCCCAATATGGCCCCAAATGTGGGAACCCATTTCCGTTCTTTATGTGCTTTTGGTATCATGTCATAATATAGCATGTAGAATATACCACCTGCAGATAGAGCAAGAATTATGGATATAATAAATTGCATCTCCTGCAAATAGAATAAACCCACGAGTCCTAAGATTATAGGTATTATAGATACTATACCGATTGAACCTAGCGCTTTCTTTGGATTATTATTAAAAGCGGTCTTTCCTGTCATCATTTCTTTATATGATGCAATTCCTTCAGGAATATTTTGTATCCCTATGATGACAGCTAAAGCAGTTATCGGTGCTGCAGCGGCTATCGATGCACCAATTGCTAGAGACTCCGGGATCGAATCTAATCCTATTCCTAGTAATATCCCTGCACCTCCACCCTTCTTTTCAGCAAGATAGTCTGCGATAGCGAATATTACTGCTCCCGAAGCAAATGAAATCATGGTTAAAACCAATCCTACATCTTTTTCTGCTTCCAAAACCATTTGAAAAATCGCTGCAGACATGAGTAGTCCAGCACCAAACGCAGTTAATGTTAGGATTTTTGATTCTGAAAACTGTACCTTATGCGATATTAACGCACCTATAAAGGATGTACACCCTGCAAACGCGGTTAGTGCAATGACCGTGATTACATTTGATATTTCTATAGTCAATGTGTTGGACTATTGGTATTAATTGTGAATCTAAAAATCTTTCTTTATTTTATTATGTCTTTTCTGATGGTCAATTATCTATTTTTATTCCACTTATTGTTAATTTCATATTTTTTGAATAGGAAAGATTTTCTTAGCATGTAACTGGTTAAAATATCAATATTTAATGCCTATATTTGTTAGATAATCCATAATTAAAAAAATATCATTATTTGCCATTGTGATTTCAAATACACCTGGTCATCTAACATCTCGCGGTTATTTCTTCGTCTCCTGTGGATTTATGATAATCTAAAATATGATGATTATATTAGTTAGATGGGACAATTATGAGATAGTTCATTAATATGTTCTCATATATATGGTATTTCTATGAAAAAGCTTTAATCTTTATCCATACATCAATCGATGACTTGGAACGTTCCCATCCTCTGATCCGCCTCCTCCTCCAGCAGCACGTTGCTCTTGTTCTGCTTTGATAATTTGTTCTAATTGTTTCTTCAATTTTTGTCCTTGTTCTCTCAATTGACTTG
The Candidatus Nitrosocosmicus arcticus DNA segment above includes these coding regions:
- a CDS encoding ZIP family metal transporter; translated protein: MTIEISNVITVIALTAFAGCTSFIGALISHKVQFSESKILTLTAFGAGLLMSAAIFQMVLEAEKDVGLVLTMISFASGAVIFAIADYLAEKKGGGAGILLGIGLDSIPESLAIGASIAAAAPITALAVIIGIQNIPEGIASYKEMMTGKTAFNNNPKKALGSIGIVSIIPIILGLVGLFYLQEMQFIISIILALSAGGIFYMLYYDMIPKAHKERKWVPTFGAILGFMLGFIIIRVSGGQ